A window of Ruminiclostridium herbifermentans genomic DNA:
ATCTTTTCGATAACCATATAGTCTTTATGATTAATAGCTTTCAATAACGCTTTAAAGTTAACCTTTAAGTACGAACGCATATTAATATATTTTCGTTGTATTTTATGTAATACTGGTCCCCTTGCCTTAATGAAGCAATTTTCAAGCATTGCTGTATGAGTATTTCCACTCAAATCTTTAAGAGTTAATTTTAGTGTATAGTTATCATCCGCAGTTCCATCATCATCAAGGTTCAAAATTATACAATGAGTAGAATTGAAATCAGTTAACAATGGTAGTATCTTTTCATCGTTCAGATTAAAATAGGCACATAAATCAGCACCTTGATAACTCCCTATACCCATTACCCTATTATCACATATGAGGTTACCCTGTGAATCGAGTATTTCTAGTATTCCCCAATCAATTGTTACAGGTCTCTCAGTAAAATTTCTTACCAGAACATGAATTTGACCGAGTGTAAGCTCATTATCTATTTTAGACTGGTTTTCGATTTGTATAGGTGCCACAAATAAAAGACCCCCGTAAAAGGAAACTTCAAATTTACCACCGGAGTATATTTTATCAAGGTCACTCCTGTTCATCGTAGTATTATAGCTGCCTCTTCTAATAAGTAGTAACCCTTTATCTATTTTTTTACCTTTTTTCTGATATTCTTCCTTAAATATATAGGGTCTGTCTTTATTTGAAGCCGGTATCTTAATAAATCCGAATATTAACTCCTGGTATTCGATACTACCAATTTCAATAGCTATTTCAGGTTCTACCTTTTCTGATAACAGTTTCTGATAACTGGCAGAGTCTAGTAAAGCATTTGGGTTTATACCTATCTTCTTTTTTGTCTTATCCTCGACCCCAAAGATAATATATCTGTCTCTTGTGCAATCGGCATTGGCAAAGGCTACTACATCTTTCAAGAAATCAATCAAACTATCACCGGCATAAGGCTCTCGTTTAAAGTCTAGATAATCTCCTTCTTCATAATTTTCAATCAGATCAACTATAACAGTTCTTTCATCACATAAATTCATTTTTACACCTATGGTAGTCGTTTTATATCTTGCTCCTGGCAACTTATATATGTAAAATTCTACAAATGTTTCTATAATCCTTCATATGGATGTAGGTATTTTTTCAGGACATCAGTACTCTCTGGTTCTCTGGTTCACTTCGAAAACTATTACACCTTTATTTAGTCATGCGATGTATGTCAGCTATACTTCGCAGGTAAGTCCTCCTAATTATGTGCTAGCCTAATTGGAATATGAAATATGGGAACTGAATACTGTTAGATATGTGTTATTATCTATAAATAAGTACTTAAAAATCATGCCTTCTAGGGCACTCATTGCCGGTGCTGTTACGGTCGGTCTCCTTCTGCAATAGATACATACATTGGTGTCTTTTTCAGGAACTTGGTCAGTTCGGCTTTTTTAACCATGTTTCCGTTTTCATCATTTCAACAAACATTCTATAACTAAGTCAATATTTTAAACCAACGAACACACAACAATATTATTTATGGTTCAAGGTGCTTCCACCTAATAGATTCCGTTACATTTAGCAGCCTATTTTTCATAATTATACTGTATCTATCACAGAAATTATTTTTGCATAAGGATGCTTTTTGGGGATTTAATAATCATAATAATCGTAACAATCACTATAATATGAACGCATTTCTGATTCAAAGTCAGAAATTACATCTAACATTGAATCACAGCCTTCTAAAAAATTAATTACAGCGCTCATATATTCGTATACATTTTTTACATCAAATTCTCTGTCGTTGCAACGATATTCTAAGCTATATGTAGTGGGGTATCTAAAACAATCTCCATTTTTGTCAAGGGCATCCAATTCTAAAATCTGATCCTCAACAATATCTATAATCTTCAAATCCGCATCACTTTCGGAAGCATAATGTTGTATCATTGGGCGCACATTTTTCCATAAATCCTTTTTGAGTAAATGGCTTCTTCGTTTTGATAAAAAAACATGCCTGGTGACACCATTATCTACACTAGCATAAAAAAGTCTCTTTAAACATAATTCTATTGCGTTCCTAAGCAGAAAAATTAGTGGATAGAGCCTTTCTCCCAAGTGATTTTTTTCACAATTGGAAAAAATAAAGTCTGCTGCTTGAATATAGCCCGTAATTTTAGTATGAAATCCATGATCTGAAACTGGTTCACACAAATAGCAATTACCAATACCATGACTTGCTAAAATTAAAAATTCAGGCGACCATTCGGCTTCAAACTGGAAATCATGATCATATGTCCCACAATTAATACATTTTTTAATTAAGTGATAAGCTTGCTCCATGTTATTTGCCACTGATATGTTATTTAGAAATTTGTCTCTATATTGTGCTAAAAACGCATCTTCAAAAGGAAATCTAAACATGTCGGACTTTTCATCAACCTCTTCAATTGATGCCAAGTAATGTATCAACCATTGCTTTTCATCAGATGAAATATAGTTCTCGCCTTTCTCGCTATAACGCAAAAAAAGCTTCCATAAATCATGACAACAATCTTTGAAATTTTTCTGAATTTCATTCTTCCTATTGCATACTCTACAAATCAATGCTTTTAGCCCAAGTTCCATGCTTTGCCGCAATAGAAATATGCCACAAAAAAACCACATATCTGATTTTACGTTGTTATGGCCGCTTTCAATTACATTTTCAAATATCAAATGTCCACACTGAGCATATTCCTGTGCTAGCCTTTTGTAATCTTCAAATGGAATCTTACTCCATTTAACTTCTATAACATAATCATGATATTTAATATCCCATAAACTTTGGTAATCATCTGGCCAGATTTGCATAACAGAAGCCATTTTATATTTTCACCTACTTGTCCTTATGACTTATTCAACATCCCATCTCTTCGCGTGCATCTACTAATCTATTCTTCTGTATAATTAACATCCCTATCTTCAACTTCAAATAGTCTATGAAAATCATCCTCTACTCCGACATAGACTGATTGATTCATACTTAACTCACTAAGTTAAATATTAATTTGGAATTTGCACATCAAATTTCATTATTAGCCTAAAAATAGCACAATATTAATAATACTCAGTCTATCCATAGAAAGTATATTTTTTATTGTATTCGACCTTAATATAAGGCGCTATTGATGTATTCTATTTTATCAATTATTTCTTTATAATCTTTTGTAGTTGCCTCTAGTTGACCATGCACAACATTATCTCTAAAATCCATAACTTCATTAAAAACAGGTACTAATCTGGAATCAATGCTTGCTAGAAAATCTCGTTTCCAGTAGTAAGCGTACTTCTCACCTTTAGGTGGCAACCTTGACCTTAATTTTTTCTCAAATCCAGTCCATATTTCCATGAATTTGCCAATATTGGTCGTATATGCGAATTTAAAATCATTTAGTATATTTACGTTAAATATGCTATCAAATAATCCTCGAGCTATTTCAAAATAAGCCTCGACTTTTGACACTTCAATTGTCATACCATTACCAGCATGGTACAATTGATTTCTTAGCCTATGATACCATTCAATATCATCTATATTAATATCAGATACTTTTTTTGCATCATACTTTTCAAGTAAATCTAAGTATGTTGGAAATGAGTTCTCTGCTTCTTGTAATTCTTTTCTGCTAGGCCCCTCCGTTTTCCTTATCCTTTTAGGAAGAGATAAATAAGTTTTAATAGTTAACTCAACAGCATTATCTATCGAGATTAATGCTATTCGTCTGTCGAAGTCGCCATTATTATTTAAATGTTCTGCCGCATGCATAAGTAATTCCTTAGGCCCATCTATCCAAGGTTTATCCATAGTCTACCCTTTCCAAATATTGCATTTAAACTTAAGTTATCACATAATACCAAAATCAAATATCTTTAATACCTTTATATAATAACCTCTTACCGCATTCCCATTATTATTACTTATAAGAAATTATTCTACATATATATTTATTTTCCTGCAAATGGTAACATAGTTATAACTTTTCCTTTTTGATTTTTCTTAGAATTTCTATTTTTCAATTAATATAATCATTAATGCAGAATAAAATCACAAAAAAATACCGGTCAGGGCAAAAACAATACCCCAACCGGTTAATCTTCTGTATATTAAATCTATCAAATTCTAAATTCAACATCTCTACTATAAAGCAAACATCATTTCATATCCTTTTCAATCTCTATCCCATTTATAAAATGAAACACTATTCTGTCTTTACTCAAAAACGTTACGTGGTCTATTACTTTTCTGAATATTTCACCATCAAATTCCTGCGGCTTCTTTTTTAGTTTCATCAGCTCATTTTTTAATTTTGTGTTCTTATGTTCAAAGTCATCAATACCTGCAATTTTCCATACTTCCTCAGTTCTTTGCTTTAGAAGCTTTCGGATATTTTCTTCAATTATCATTGAATCGGATTGGTCTTTGGGTAAGCTCTCGAGCTGATTAATCAATTTCTGAATTTTTGTATCTAATTGCGAGATAGTTTGATTTGTTGCTAATTTGAAAGGATTCTCTAGATTTCCCACGTACTTATCGAAATGTTTTTTTACTTCCCACAGCGCTTCTACAAACTTGGTTTCCGCAGTTAATTCATCCATTTTGCCACTACTGCAATTAACTCTACCGTTTTCAACATATCTGTGGCATACCCATACATATCTCTTCGGTGTACATTTCATGTTTCTCCCTGCTCTTATGAATGTACTCCCGCATAATCCGCATATGATTTTTCCACTGAAGGGATACTGTGCATTGCTCTTATTGTTATATTTATTTAAAGCATTATAATACCTTTTTCGTTCATTACAAATTTGACCCACTTTCTCAAACATTTCTTTTGATACTATAGCGGGAAAGTTCTCATCTCCAATATATTTCTTATTCTCTAAAATAGAGCCAACTGTGCCTTTCGGCCAATTAACCTTATTCAGTGGTGACCTGATACCTTCTTTTTTCAAGATTTCAGCAATGCTATTTTGAGATACTCCTTCCATAGCCATTTCAAATATTTTCTTAACATAGGCTCCCTTTTCGGCATCAATTTCCGGCAGTCCGTCATCTCCCTTTGTATATCCGAATGGAAATCTCCTACACAGCATTATCATCACCTCCAATGTATTCATCAAGCTCCATTCCATTTTTCAAGCAAAAGCGTATGCAGTTGTTTGGCTTTGCTATAATTTTATCAACCAGCATACTAAAACAATCTTCATCAAACTCATCCAGCAAGCCTTGCTGCTTTTTATTAAATGCTATAAATTTCTCCGTTTCTGATAATGAAATATCTTTTTCAATAAGCGATACTGCTAAAGCCTGTTTTTTTGTCTCTAATTCTTTCATTTCTGCATTGAACGAGTTTATCTTTTGGCTTAAAAGAACAGGCTTTAAATACTCTGCTTCCGGTGGACAGTAATACCTATGTTTCTCTCTTATCAGCTCATTTATTTGATTATTTATTTTTTGAATTTCTGCCTGATCCACCCTAAGCAGTACAAGTGATTTTAAATGCATCATATATGGTGTAAGTAGTGTTTTCCAATTTGAATACAGCTTGTTATAAAGCTTTACAAAAGCTTCGTATACTCTTTTTTCTCTAACAGCACTTGCATAGCATTGTCCTGTTTGTTCATATATATTGGATTGGCATTTATATGCTACACCACGATACTTTTTGTTTGAATTCAATATCGACCTTTTAAAGGTTTTACCACAATTTCCGCAGATTATCTTTCCGCTTAAAGGATATCGATTGCCCATCCTTTTGATTACATTTTCATCTACACCTTTTTCTTTCTTCCTTTTTTCATTTAACTCTTGAACCCGTTTGAAGTCTTCTCTTGATATTATAGGTTCATGATCATTCTTTATATAGTACTGTGGCAGTTCACCTTTATTTCTTTTTCTAGAGAAAGTAATGCTATCTGCAGTAATAGTCTTTTGCAGCAGAACATCACCCATGTATTTTTCATTTTTCAGCATTCTGCTAATACCAGACCCGCACCACTTTATTCCTGTAACAGTTTTTATATTGTCTTTATTTAACCCTTTTGCGATATTGTTAGTTCCTTTACCTCCAAGATATTCTGAAAATATTCTTTTAACTATTTCAGCTTCTGCTTTATTAATGACAAGGCCTTTATCCTTATCAAAATCATATCCAATAAACTTTCGGCATGATATTTGGTATTTACCCTGCTTGTACCTTTTCTGATTGGCCCAGCGGATATTAGCTGATAATTCGGAGGATTCAGATTGCGCCAATGAACTTAAAATTGATAGAATTAATTCACTCTCTTGTGACATACTATTAATATTTTCTTTTTCAAAATATACACAAACACCTAATGTCTTTAATTTTCTCACAGTTTCCAAGCAGTCAGCAGTATTTCTGGCAAAACGAGAAATGGACTTGGTTATAACCATATCTACCAACCTGTTTTCACAGTCAGAAATAAGTCTCATAAATTCAGGTCTTTTTTCTTTTTTTGTTCCGGTAATCCCATAATCCGCATATATGCCTATAAACTCCCACTCTGGGTTGTTGTTAATAAATTTGGTATAATAGCTGACCTGCGATTCAAATGAATTTTGTTGTTCCATGTGCATTGAGCTTACCCTACAATATGCACAAACACGTATTTTTCCCAAAGCCTCCTGATTTTGTTCACTAAGATTGGGTTCAATAACGGTAATCTTTTTCACTACGATCCCCCCTAATTTTTGGTAGTGACATGTTACCGTACTAATTTTGTTAATTCAAGTATGATATTTAATGATGCTTTGGTAATTAAATATTCTCTCATTTTTTAAGGCGCTTTTTAACCCAGTTATCAAACGAATTAACAGTTATTTCTTTGCTCACATTATAATAAGAATCTATAGTCCTTGTTTCATTATAAATATGTACACTATTGCCAGTTCCAATTACTGACAAAACAATTTTATCTCCTGAAAAAAAATCACTAGCATAAATATATCCAACTCCAAGCCTTTGTTTAAATTCTTTTCTATAGGTTCTATTATTAAACAAATTAATGAGTTCCATAATCTTCTCTTTGTTTTCCGTTTCAACTCTTGCACCAGTAACAGGACTTTTTACTAAAACCTTCGTGATATTATACTCTTCAGTCCCCAATAGTTTTTCAAAAGTCGTCCTTGGATACTGAACCTCAAAATATGTAATAATAATACCTATAATCAAAACTATTGGTATTATAACCCATAATAATTTTTTCTTCACAGTAATATACCTCCAAATTGTATAAGCCAAATCTTTACAAATATTTATCTTTTAGATAATACCATAATATTTTAAATTTAACAACATTGGTATGTAATTAACAGTGTTAATAAAAGAAGGAAAGAACGATATCTACACACTATTTTTTAAACGATTCCATATCGTACCTCCGTCCCATCCAATAACCCCATACTCACTCCATCCTCATAAATAATAACCTTCTCCACTAGTTTAAAATACAATCCAGCATCAAACCGTTCTGAAGTCTGAGCTTCTTTAAAAATCTCAATAAATCTTGTAGCCGTAACTCTCTCCAAAATGTCCTTGCTGTAAATCTGCTTTTGCCATTTTGTCATATAGTAATCTATATTTTTGACAATGTCATTAAATGCATAAACAAATGCCTCATATAAGATCCCATCATCAATATGCCTGTTCCCGCACCCTATTTTCCCTTTAACCTTGTATTTATTGTTACACTGCCAGATAGTTCTTTTTAATCTTTCATCATTTGAATTCCACACCTTCCTGCCAAATGTACTGTCGCAGTAGCCACATATAACTTTTCCTGCAAACGGGTTGTTGTTATTAGTATAGTCATACTTTTGAAGTCCATGCTTTTTTGCAAATATCTTCCGCCGTTTCATTTCAAATTGAACTGCCTCCCATGTATCCTTATCAACAATTGCAGGATGGCTTTCTTCCACATAATATTGCGGAACTGCTCCGTTATTCTCAACTCTTTTCTTGGTGAGAAAATCAGTTGTATACGTTTTTTGAAGTAGTGCTTCGCCTTTATACTTCTCGTTACTCAGCATTTTCCTGATACTGCCCTCATACCATTTTGCTTTCCCATTCCAGTTCAGTGCTCCATCCTTTTCAAGCTCCTGCGCTATCCCGTTCGGGCCTTTTCCGCCAAGGTAATCGGTAAATATTTTTCTAACTACTTTTGCTTGTTTTTCGTTTATTACAAGGTTTCCATTTTCGTCTTTGTCATACCCCATAAATTTGGTATGATTGACTATGACCTTACCCTGCTCAAACCGCCTTCTGATGCCCCATGTGCTGTTTTTACTTATAGAAAAACTTTCCTCCTGTGCAAGGCTGGAAAGTATGCTTAACAGCACCTCACCCTTTGAATCTAAAGTACGTATGTTCTCCTTCTCAAATATTACCTCTATTCCAAGTTCCTTCAGCATTCTAACATAGTTCAAGCAATCTAAAGTGTTGCGTGCGAATCTTGATATAGATTTGGTTATTATCACATCAATTTTTCCCGCTTTGCAGTCGTTAATCATTCTGTTAAACTGCTCACGCTTTTTTGTGCTAGTCCCTGTGATACCCTCGTCGGCATAAATCCCCGCGAATTTATAGTCAGGGTGGTTACATATATATGTAGTATAATATTGTACCTGCGCCTCATAGCTTGATAGCTGTTCTAATTGGTCTGTTGATACACGGCAGTAAGCCGCCATTCTCTTCTTCCGTGGTTCAGCATTCTGTGCCATATCCGTTCTGTTTGCCCTTGCTGGTATAACTGTAATGCTTCTTGCCATTTTGTATTTCCTCCTTCACAACCGTTGATTCAGTTATATTTAGCCTACTGATAATCTCATCATCAATCACTGTTCCTTCGCAGGCATCTTTACCATTTTTAACATAGCTGCTGCATTGCCAAACTATCTTTTTGCAGGAATATTTACTGTTCCATGTTCTACGTCTCAATGGAGAACCGCACTTGCTGCAGAAAAGCATCCCTGACAGTGGATAGCGGTTAAGACATTTTATTGAGCCTTTGGTGTTTCCTTTTAACTCGGCACGTTTCTGCATCTCAAGCTGTACCTTATCCCATGCCTCCTTTGTAACTATTGGTGAATGGTTATCTTCTATGTAATAGCTGTCAACCTGACCTCTGTTTATCTTCCTTAGTTTAGTTAGGTAGCTTGGAGTATAGGTTTTTTGAAGCATTACATCCCCTTTATACTTTTCATTTCTAAGAATAGTCCTAACCGTTGCTTCATTCCATTTTGAGCCAGTAACTGTTGGAATCCCTTCTGAATTAAGCATTTTTACTATTTTAAATATTCCGTTACCTTTTAAGTACTCTTTATATATTCTTTTTACAATCTCAGCCTCTTTAGAATTTATTATTAAATCTCCATATTCGTCCTTATCGTATCCAAGAAACCTATTAGCGTTTATAACTAGTTCACCTTTTTCGAACTTTTTGTGATACCGCCACTTTATGTTCTCACTGACACTTCTGCTTTCTTCCTCTGCAAATGAAGAGAGGACAGTAAGCATCAGCTCACTGTCCCCGGATAATGTTGATATATTTTCTTTTTCAAATCTTACCTCAATACCTATATCTTTTAATTCTCTTACATATTTCAGTATTACCGCACTATTTCTTGCAAACCTTGATATTGATTTTGTTATGATTAAGTCTATTTTCCCTTCTCTACATAACTTTAGCATTCGTTGAAACTCGGGTCTATCATCTTTTGTTCCGGTTATTCCTCTGTCTGCAAATATTCCTGCAAATTCATATTCGGGATTTGACGAGATTATCTTTTCATAGTAGGTTACTTGATTTTCCAATGATTCACCCTGCTTGTAACCATCGGTGGATACCCTTGCATAAGCACAAACTCGTTTTTTTCTTTTTTCAGCCTTGACTGTCGGCTGTATTATACTTACACGCATTGTTTTTGCCCCTTTTAATATATGTATAATGAAAATGTATAAAGTTATAATTAATAATGTACAAATAATATTAAATAAAAATGTACAAATGGTATGATTACAGGGTACAAAAGGAGGTACCCTAATGATTATCAAAAGTAGTATCATAACAGATTTAAATATTCAAACTGTCAAGGATCTTTATAAGTTAAAACCATTTATGGAGGATACAACATTGAAAGTTAATAAAAGCCAGATCGCAAGGGAACTTGATGTCGATAGGCGTACAGTTGATAAATACATTAATGGCTTTCATAAGGCCAAATCCAGAGAATGCGTGAATTGTATCACTGCTTACTATGACATTATTGCAGAGCTTCTATCTGATAACAGCCAGCAGATATTTTATTACAGAAGAGTTTTATGGCAATACCTAGTAGACAATCATTCTTATGAAGGGTCTTATGTGAATTTCTGCTACTATCTAAGAAAATATCCTGAACTAGACTCATATTTCAAAAAAAGCAGACCTTCAAACGCAAATAACGTAACCATACGTTATGAAACAGGAATGGGTCAACAAGCACAACTAGACTGGAAAGAGTCTATACGATTTACTCTTTCAACAGGTGAAATAATAGAAGTAAACATATTTGTATTATTGCTGTCATACTCACGTTTTAGAGTATACAGGGTATCTCTATCAAAAACACAGGACATATTATTTTCATTCCTTGATGATGCGTTTAACACGTTTGGAGGTGTTCCAAGTGAGATTGTCACCGATAATATGAAAACAGTTATGGATGAGCCAAGAACAGAGTATACAGAAGGGAAAATAAATATAAAATTTAAGCAGTTTGCGGATGATTATGGTTTTAAGGTGCACCCTTGTATTGCAGGAAGACCAAGAACAAAAGCCAAAGTAGAAGCACCAATGAAACTACTTGATGAGATAAGAGCCTACAATGGAAA
This region includes:
- a CDS encoding recombinase family protein translates to MRVSIIQPTVKAEKRKKRVCAYARVSTDGYKQGESLENQVTYYEKIISSNPEYEFAGIFADRGITGTKDDRPEFQRMLKLCREGKIDLIITKSISRFARNSAVILKYVRELKDIGIEVRFEKENISTLSGDSELMLTVLSSFAEEESRSVSENIKWRYHKKFEKGELVINANRFLGYDKDEYGDLIINSKEAEIVKRIYKEYLKGNGIFKIVKMLNSEGIPTVTGSKWNEATVRTILRNEKYKGDVMLQKTYTPSYLTKLRKINRGQVDSYYIEDNHSPIVTKEAWDKVQLEMQKRAELKGNTKGSIKCLNRYPLSGMLFCSKCGSPLRRRTWNSKYSCKKIVWQCSSYVKNGKDACEGTVIDDEIISRLNITESTVVKEEIQNGKKHYSYTSKGKQNGYGTEC
- the istA gene encoding IS21 family transposase — protein: MIIKSSIITDLNIQTVKDLYKLKPFMEDTTLKVNKSQIARELDVDRRTVDKYINGFHKAKSRECVNCITAYYDIIAELLSDNSQQIFYYRRVLWQYLVDNHSYEGSYVNFCYYLRKYPELDSYFKKSRPSNANNVTIRYETGMGQQAQLDWKESIRFTLSTGEIIEVNIFVLLLSYSRFRVYRVSLSKTQDILFSFLDDAFNTFGGVPSEIVTDNMKTVMDEPRTEYTEGKINIKFKQFADDYGFKVHPCIAGRPRTKAKVEAPMKLLDEIRAYNGKLDYKELNELVTRINNRVNMQVNQGTGRIPLMYFNKEKAFLGSLPADTIRKPYQITPHKVKVNSSSMFNHNECQYSVPPEYIGKTLTLQVYDGYIHVYYNMELITIHTLSKKKLNYFTEHYTAIARKSHAFKEENINERAKENLQVIGEVYSYE
- a CDS encoding recombinase family protein, which produces MARSITVIPARANRTDMAQNAEPRKKRMAAYCRVSTDQLEQLSSYEAQVQYYTTYICNHPDYKFAGIYADEGITGTSTKKREQFNRMINDCKAGKIDVIITKSISRFARNTLDCLNYVRMLKELGIEVIFEKENIRTLDSKGEVLLSILSSLAQEESFSISKNSTWGIRRRFEQGKVIVNHTKFMGYDKDENGNLVINEKQAKVVRKIFTDYLGGKGPNGIAQELEKDGALNWNGKAKWYEGSIRKMLSNEKYKGEALLQKTYTTDFLTKKRVENNGAVPQYYVEESHPAIVDKDTWEAVQFEMKRRKIFAKKHGLQKYDYTNNNNPFAGKVICGYCDSTFGRKVWNSNDERLKRTIWQCNNKYKVKGKIGCGNRHIDDGILYEAFVYAFNDIVKNIDYYMTKWQKQIYSKDILERVTATRFIEIFKEAQTSERFDAGLYFKLVEKVIIYEDGVSMGLLDGTEVRYGIV
- a CDS encoding ATP-binding protein encodes the protein MNLCDERTVIVDLIENYEEGDYLDFKREPYAGDSLIDFLKDVVAFANADCTRDRYIIFGVEDKTKKKIGINPNALLDSASYQKLLSEKVEPEIAIEIGSIEYQELIFGFIKIPASNKDRPYIFKEEYQKKGKKIDKGLLLIRRGSYNTTMNRSDLDKIYSGGKFEVSFYGGLLFVAPIQIENQSKIDNELTLGQIHVLVRNFTERPVTIDWGILEILDSQGNLICDNRVMGIGSYQGADLCAYFNLNDEKILPLLTDFNSTHCIILNLDDDGTADDNYTLKLTLKDLSGNTHTAMLENCFIKARGPVLHKIQRKYINMRSYLKVNFKALLKAINHKDYMVIEKIMQSSDVDFKLVKADHIANKEAFPETHYIYELVKLAVEKNDEKLLNYFKKIGLDERIIQKAQGVVLDNKLPNKDFKYWDDILKKEYEEFIESRRFDE
- a CDS encoding recombinase family protein, encoding MKKITVIEPNLSEQNQEALGKIRVCAYCRVSSMHMEQQNSFESQVSYYTKFINNNPEWEFIGIYADYGITGTKKEKRPEFMRLISDCENRLVDMVITKSISRFARNTADCLETVRKLKTLGVCVYFEKENINSMSQESELILSILSSLAQSESSELSANIRWANQKRYKQGKYQISCRKFIGYDFDKDKGLVINKAEAEIVKRIFSEYLGGKGTNNIAKGLNKDNIKTVTGIKWCGSGISRMLKNEKYMGDVLLQKTITADSITFSRKRNKGELPQYYIKNDHEPIISREDFKRVQELNEKRKKEKGVDENVIKRMGNRYPLSGKIICGNCGKTFKRSILNSNKKYRGVAYKCQSNIYEQTGQCYASAVREKRVYEAFVKLYNKLYSNWKTLLTPYMMHLKSLVLLRVDQAEIQKINNQINELIREKHRYYCPPEAEYLKPVLLSQKINSFNAEMKELETKKQALAVSLIEKDISLSETEKFIAFNKKQQGLLDEFDEDCFSMLVDKIIAKPNNCIRFCLKNGMELDEYIGGDDNAV
- a CDS encoding recombinase family protein, which translates into the protein MLCRRFPFGYTKGDDGLPEIDAEKGAYVKKIFEMAMEGVSQNSIAEILKKEGIRSPLNKVNWPKGTVGSILENKKYIGDENFPAIVSKEMFEKVGQICNERKRYYNALNKYNNKSNAQYPFSGKIICGLCGSTFIRAGRNMKCTPKRYVWVCHRYVENGRVNCSSGKMDELTAETKFVEALWEVKKHFDKYVGNLENPFKLATNQTISQLDTKIQKLINQLESLPKDQSDSMIIEENIRKLLKQRTEEVWKIAGIDDFEHKNTKLKNELMKLKKKPQEFDGEIFRKVIDHVTFLSKDRIVFHFINGIEIEKDMK